In a single window of the Vitis vinifera cultivar Pinot Noir 40024 chromosome 6, ASM3070453v1 genome:
- the LOC104879610 gene encoding large ribosomal subunit protein uL4c — translation MATTATSPSISFFSSSIFGSSSRQNPNFLSTFKPNSFLKPLKPLSVRSDLVAIPILSFTGEKVGETQLNLKSAPLDTARAVVHRGIITDLQNRRRGTASTLTRGEVRGGGKKPYPQKKTGRARRGSQRTPLRPGGGVVFGPKPRDWSIKINRKEKRLAISTAMSSAAVNTIVVEDFSDKFDKPKTKEFISAMKRWGIDPKEKSMFLMTEVSDNVRLSSRNIGTLKMLTPRTLNLFDILNSDKLVLTQETVDYLNRMYAVEAIGEEADDEEEYEDGDEGLEAADENSNVTE, via the exons ATGGCGACCACGGCAACGTCGCCGTCGATTTCATTCTTCTCATCCTCAATCTTCGGAAGCTCCTCTCGCCAGAACCCTAATTTCCTCTCTACATTCAAACCTAATTCTTTTCTCAAACCCCTCAAACCCCTCTCTGTTCGCTCCGACCTCGTCGCCATTCCCATACTCTCTTTCACAGGAGAAAAAGTTGGCGAGACTCAACTCAATCTCAAATCTGCTCCTCTCGACACTGCCCGCGCCGTCGTCCACCGTGGCATCATCACCGACCTGCAAAACCGCCGCCGCGGCACCGCCTCCACCCTCACCCGCGGAGAGGTCCGGGGAGGCGGCAAAAAGCCCTACCCCCAGAAGAAGACCGGCCGCGCCCGTCGTGGGTCCCAGCGGACCCCGCTCCGGCCCGGTGGTGGGGTCGTCTTCGGCCCCAAGCCGAGGGATTGGAGCATCAAGATTAATCGGAAGGAAAAGCGGCTGGCGATATCGACGGCGATGTCGAGCGCGGCAGTGAACACGATTGTTGTTGAAGATTTCTCAGATAAGTTCGATAAACCGAAGACCAAGGAGTTCATTTCTGCTATGAAAAGGTGGGGGATCGATCCGAAAGAGAAATCAATGTTTCTGATGACAGAAGTTTCGGATAATGTGAGGTTATCGAGTAGAAACATCGGGACTTTAAAGATGTTGACGCCAAGGACTTTGAATTTGTTCGATATATTGAATTCAGACAAGCTGGTGCTGACGCAGGAGACAGTGGATTATTTGAATAGAATGTATGCGGTTGAAGCCATAGGTGAAGAAGctgatgatgaagaagaatatGAAGATGGTGATGAAG GGTTGGAGGCAGCAGATGAGAATTCCAATGTAACAGAGTGA
- the LOC100250096 gene encoding phosphomethylpyrimidine synthase, chloroplastic: protein MASVHTTLTSLLCKNGNHSAPAKFPGTAFLPGFDGVGRVSKKGLCLTFMSSGPRATLTSDPPKTNSEKTKQRKGTVDPSAPDFEPHPTFEQCFPRSSKEYREVIHEPSGHVLKVPFRRIHLSGDEPNFDTYDTSGPQDISPRAGLPKLRKEWIDRREKLGGPRYTQMYYAKQGIITEEMLFCAAREKLEPEFVRSEVARGRAIIPSNKKHLELEPMIVGRNFLVKVNANIGNSAVASSIEEEVYKVQWATTWGADTVMDLSTGRHIHETREWILRNSAVPVGTVPIYQALEKVNGIAEDLTWEVFRDTLIEQAEQGVDYFTIHAGVLLRYIPLTANRMTGIVSRGGSIHAKWCLAYHKENFAYEHWDEILDICNQYDISLSIGDGLRPGSIYDANDPAQFAELLTQGELTRRAWEKDVQVMNEGPGHIPMHKIPENMQKQLEWCNEAPFYTLGPLTTDIAPGYDHITSAIGAANIGALGTALLCYVTPKEHLGLPNRDDVKTGVIAYKIAAHAADLAKGHPHAQAWDDALSKARFEFRWMDQFALSLDPMTAMSFHDETLPSEGAKVAHFCSMCGPKFCSMKITEDVRKYAEEHGYGSAEEAVQQGMDAMSAEFLAAKKTVSGEQYGEIGGEIYLPTSRK from the exons ATGGCATCGGTGCATACTACCTTGACATCACTTTTGTGCAAGAATGGAAACCATTCTGCTCCTGCAAAGTTTCCAGGCACTGCCTTCTTGCCTGGGTTTGATGGGGTTGGGCGTGTTTCAAAGAAAGGACTATGCCTCACTTTCATGAGCTCTGGCCCTAGGGCTACTTTAACATCTGATCCCCCAAAAACAAATTCAGAGAAAACCAAACAAAGGAAGGGCACAGTTGATCCTTCGGCTCCTGATTTTGAGCCTCATCCAACCTTTGAGCAATGTTTTCCAAGGAGCTCCAAAGAATACAG GGAGGTTATTCATGAACCATCTGGACATGTACTTAAAGTTCCCTTTCGACGAATTCATTTGAGTGGGGATGAACCTAACTTTGACACCTATGACACAAGTGGTCCTCAAGACATTAGTCCACGTGCTG GACTCCCTAAATTGCGAAAAGAATGGATTGACAGGCGAGAGAAATTGGGTGGACCACGATACACACAGATGTACTATGCTAAGCAAGGAATTATAACCGAGGAAATGTTGTTCTGTGCTGCCCGTGAGAAGCTTGAGCCAGAGTTTGTGAGATCTGAGGTTGCCCGTGGGCGGGCAATCATCCCGTCCAACAAAAAGCACTTGGAGTTGGAGCCTATGATAGTTGGAAGAAATTTCTTGGTCAAAGTTAATGCAAATATTGGAAACTCTGCTGTTGCTAGCTCCATTGAGGAAGAAGTTTACAAGGTTCAATGGGCCACAACATGGGGTGCCGACACTGTTATGGATCTTTCTACTGGACGCCACATCCATGAGACCCGTGAGTGGATCCTACGTAACTCTGCTGTACCAGTGGGGACAGTTCCCATCTATCAAGCACTTGAAAAAGTGAATGGAATTGCTGAAGATCTTACCTGGGAAGTATTCAGAGACACCCTGATTGAACAAGCTGAGCAGGGGGTTGATTACTTCACAATACATGCTGGAGTTCTGCTTCGTTATATTCCATTAACAGCAAATCGCATGACTGGAATTGTCTCTCGTGGAggatcaattcatgcaaaatggtgcttagcttatcataaggagAACTTTGCATATGAGCACTGGGATGAAATACTTGACATCTGTAATCAATATGACATCTCGTTGTCAATAGGTGATGGGCTCAGACCCGGGTCAATTTATGATGCCAACGATCCTGCTCAGTTTGCAGAGCTTTTAACTCAAGGAGAACTAACTCGCAGAGCATGGGAAAAGGATGTACAG GTGATGAATGAAGGGCCTGGACATATTCCAATGCATAAAATCCCAGAAAACATGCAAAAACAGCTGGAGTGGTGTAACGAAGCACCTTTCTACACTCTTGGCCCTTTAACAACTGATATTGCTCCAGGATATGATCATATCACCTCTGCCATTGGTGCTGCCAACATAGGGGCTCTTGGTACTGCGCTTCTCTGTTATGTAACACCAAAAGAACACCTTGGGTTGCCAAACCGGGATGATGTCAAGACTGGGGTCATAGCTTATAAGATAGCTGCTCATGCAGCTGATTTAGCCAAAGGTCACCCCCATGCTCAAGCCTGGGATGATGCTCTAAGCAAAGCAAGATTTGAGTTCCGATGGATGGACCAGTTTGCTTTGTCATTGGACCCCATGACAGCTATGTCCTTCCATGATGAAACCCTGCCATCAGAAGGTGCCAAAGTGGCACATTTTTGCTCTATGTGTGGACCTAAGTTCTGTTCAATGAAGATAACAGAGGATGTGCGCAAATATGCTGAGGAGCATGGCTATGGAAGTGCTGAGGAAGCTGTGCAGCAAGGAATGGATGCTATGAGTGCTGAATTTCTTGCTGCCAAGAAAACTGTCAGTGGGGAACAATATGGTGAAATTGGTGGAGAAATCTACTTGCCAACAAGTCGCAAATAG
- the LOC100260337 gene encoding formin-like protein 14, protein MATSRIQPPPPPPQSKLMDLDVTIVSAKHLKNVNWRNGDLKPYAIFWVDPERRFATKPDDCGSTRPVWNEHFSIPINTPPYDSVFTLEIFHSKPSETPKPLVGVLRFPIKDLVDSDESANSIRTLELRRPSGRPNGKIRIKLALRERPPPTPDYHIAPQSSYYYSSAPPPPPPARDYRGFSSSPYTTHPPPPAPAPSSAAPYSYGGYSDPYSGYYGYYSQQPPVPPPRPFFDRPSNYGVPGGPSAPVDYSAYEHKPKGSGKMGLGTGLAVGAVAGALGGLALEEGIKYEEEKVADRVENDLSARDDYSDYHRSEY, encoded by the coding sequence ATGGCCACCTCAAGAATTCAGCCTCCGCCGCCGCCGCCGCAGTCGAAGCTTATGGACCTCGATGTCACCATCGTCTCCGCAAAGCATCTCAAAAACGTCAACTGGCGCAACGGGGACCTCAAACCCTACGCCATCTTCTGGGTTGACCCGGAACGCCGATTTGCTACCAAACCCGACGACTGTGGATCGACTCGGCCGGTTTGGAATGAGCACTTCTCCATCCCCATCAACACCCCTCCCTATGACTCCGTCTTCACTCTTGAGATTTTTCACTCCAAGCCCTCCGAAACCCCCAAACCGCTTGTGGGTGTTCTTCGATTTCCGATCAAGGACCTGGTTGACTCGGACGAGTCAGCCAACTCCATAAGGACGCTTGAACTTCGACGTCCTTCCGGCCGTCCCAACGGCAAAATCCGGATAAAGCTCGCCCTCCGTGAGAGGCCGCCGCCGACGCCAGATTACCATATTGCCCCCCAATCAAGCTATTATTACTCCAGtgcccctccccctccccctcctgCGCGCGACTACAGGGGATTCTCGTCCTCGCCCTACACCACCCATCCTCCCCCTCCGGCGCCGGCCCCATCCTCCGCTGCGCCGTACTCGTACGGCGGGTACTCCGACCCATATTCTGGGTACTATGGTTATTATTCGCAGCAGCCACCCGTACCGCCGCCTAGGCCGTTCTTCGATCGACCGTCCAATTACGGCGTTCCAGGTGGGCCATCGGCGCCGGTGGATTACTCGGCGTACGAACACAAGCCAAAGGGTAGTGGAAAGATGGGTCTCGGCACTGGTTTGGCCGTAGGCGCTGTTGCCGGTGCACTCGGGGGGCTAGCTTTGGAGGAAGGGATCAAGTACGAGGAGGAGAAGGTTGCAGATAGAGTGGAAAATGACTTGTCGGCAAGGGATGATTACAGTGATTATCATCGCAGTGAGTATTGA
- the LOC100265554 gene encoding uncharacterized protein LOC100265554 has product MASLTIAFAPAAGRVFAATAEKSSGGSGEKGILDWILGGLQKEDQMLETDPILKKVEEKNGGSNGGRKNSVVVPPKKKGGFGGLFAKK; this is encoded by the coding sequence ATGGCTTCTCTAACCATAGCTTTTGCTCCGGCAGCTGGACGGGTGTTTGCAGCAACCGCAGAAAAGAGCTCTGGTGGAAGCGGGGAGAAGGGTATTCTTGACTGGATCCTTGGAGGGTTACAGAAGGAGGATCAGATGCTTGAGACAGACCCGATTCTGAAGAAGGTTGAGGAGAAAAATGGTGGCAGCAACGGCGGCCGGAAGAATTCTGTGGTGGTTCCACCAAAGAAGAAGGGTGGCTTTGGAGGCCTTTTTGCCAAGAAATGA
- the LOC100243268 gene encoding josephin-like protein, producing MAAAEDTTQIYHERQRLQYCLLHALNNLFQEKDIFTRAKLNAIAEKLSLDDPNKETWTPLSVLFKPHHNMITGNYDINVLTAALEGKGKSAIWHDRRNGASSIDLDGAEDTLMGIMLNISVRRFGGIWNGRHWFTLRKMGGVWYNLDSDLKSPQSFKDVEEVKKFLDCIIGGGGEIFLVMNCKDLGEEFLHRDFRRYMTLSVEDPDTVDFICIWVISETDYCKDDSLTTPLLLKEKMSAIIGKRVSYSPVVSHHTIITYQRRLFGERGEKPKGPASKRGSALDCKRAAEEAKGASGNNRLRLFKTPVLSPMGLLKRLGDKMATAFRFVFTKKKKKRLSARTASSGKSKKFIAPDDSHRSEAIADCIEFINSSALNRSNSVSANSH from the exons ATGGCGGCGGCAGAGGACACGACGCAGATCTATCACGAAAGGCAAAGATTACAGTACTGCCTCTTGCATGCTCTCAATAACCTGTTTCAG GAGAAGGACATATTCACTAGAGCAAAGCTGAATGCCATAGCCGAAAAGCTCAGTCTTGATGACCCAAATAAGGAAACATGGACACCATTATCTGTGTTATTCAAGCCTCATCACAATATGATCACTGGAAACTACGACATAAACGTTCTAACTGCAGCCTTGGAAGGGAAAGGGAAAAGTGCGATTTGGCATGATCGCCGTAATGGTGCTTCTTCGATTGATCTTGATGGTGCTGAAGATACTTTAATGGGTATTATGCTTAACATCTCAGTTAGACGGTTTGGTGGGATTTGGAATGGTAGGCATTGGTTTACATTGAGAAAGATGGGTGGGGTTTGGTATAATTTGGATAGTGATCTGAAGTCTCCTCAATCCTTTAAAGATGTTGAAGAAGTTAAGAAATTCTTGGATTGCATCATTGGTGGTGGTGGAGAGATTTTTCTTGTCATGAATTGTAAAGA CCTAGGCGAAGAGTTTTTGCATAGAGATTTCAGGAGATACATGACTTTAAGCGTGGAAGATCCAGATACAGTAGATTTTATATGCATTTGGGTTATCTCTGAAACAGATTACTGCAAAGATGATTCACTTACAACCCCCCTTTTGCTAAAGGAAAAG ATGTCGGCTATAATAGGCAAACGAGTGAGTTACAGCCCAGTTGTTAGTCACCACACCATCATCACATACCAAAGACGACTCTTCGGTGAGAGAGGTGAGAAGCCAAAAGGGCCTGCTTCTAAAAGAGGGTCTGCCTTGGATTGTAAGAGAGCTGCTGAGGAGGCCAAAGGGGCTTCTGGGAATAACAGACTCAGGCTGTTCAAAACACCAGTACTCTCACCCATGGGACTTCTCAAGCGCCTTGGTGATAAGATGGCCACAGCCTTTCGGTTTGTATtcacgaagaagaagaagaagaggcttTCAGCCAGGACTGCTTCATCAGGGAAATCCAAGAAATTCATCGCCCCTGATGATTCTCACAGAAGTGAAGCCATAGCTGATTGCATCGAGTTCATCAACTCATCCGCTCTCAACAGATCAAACTCTGTTTCTGCAAATTCTCACTAG